The window TGAGTCCAAGCAGCGCCTCGATGACTGCCTCGCTGCGGCGGTGCTCTGCAACAACGCGCGCCTGCGAGCCCCAGAGGAAGAGGGCGGGCTGTGGACCATCCTCGGCGATCCTACAGAGGCCGCAATGCTCGTCGCCGCCGCCAAGGCAGGCTTCGACATCGAGGAGCTCGAGGAGACGCATCCTCGGAGATTCGAGCACCCCTTTGACTCGACCCGCAAGCGCATGACGGTCGTCTGCGACGTTGGTAACAAACTGGTCGCGTATGTGAAGGGTGCCCCCAAGGAGACCATCGGCTTGTGCACGCAAGTGCGCGACGCCAGCGGCATACGCCCCATTACAGGCGCCGACGTCGCAGCCGCGCTCGAGGCCAACGACCGCCTGGCGAGCCAAGCGCTGCGAGTCATCGCGGTTGCCGAGCGCCCGGTCCAAAGCGGCGAAGATGGTGCCGAGATGTCCGTAATGGAGCAGGGCCTGACTCTGCTCGGCCTCGAAGCGATGCAGGACCCGCCACGACCCGAGGTGACCGCCGCTGTCGCCGAGTGCCACACAGCCGGTATCCGCGTCATCATGATCACCGGCGACTACGGCCTGACCGCCGAGGCGATCGCTCGCAAGATCGGCATCATCACCTCGCCGGACGCCCGCATCGTCACCGGGGCCGACCTCGAGACCATGGACGACGACGCACTCAAGCAGGCCCTGAGCGGGCAGGTCTGCTTCGCTCGCGTGGTCCCCGAGCACAAGATGCGTATCGCTCAGACGCTGCAGTCCATGAACGAGGTCGTCGCGATGACCGGCGACGGCGTCAACGACGCCCCCGCACTCAAAGCGGCCGACATCGGCATCGCGATGGGCAAGGCCGGCACCGACGTTGCCCGCGAAGCTGCCGACATGATCCTGACGGACGACAACTTCGCGAGCATCGTCAACGCGGTCGAGGAAGGCCGCGCCATCTTCGACAACATTCGGCGTTTCCTCACTTACTTCCAGACCTCGAACGTCGCCGAGATGGTGCCGTTCCTTGCGATGGTCTTCCTGCGCATCCCGCTGCCGCTCACGCTGCTGCAGATCCTCACGATCGACCTGGCAACCGACCAGGTGCCGGCGCTCGCGCTCGGCCTCGAGAACCCCGAGCCCGGCGTGATGGAGCGCCCGCCCAAGCGCCCCGGCGAGCCTATCCTCACGTGGGGAATGGTGATCAAGGCGTACCTGTTCTTGGGTCCGCTCGCCGCTGCCGTAGGAATGTTCGGGTTCTTCTACGCCTACATGCTCTACGGCTGGCACTTCGGTGACTGGGCCGGCATGGCAGCCCTTGGGCAGATGCCGATCGGCGCGAGCCCCGCGACAGGCATCTACATGTTCGCGACTACGATGGCCCTGACTGGCATCGTCATGGCGCAGGTGGGCAACGGTTTTGCCATGCGAACGCACCGGCAGTCCATCTTCAAGGTGGGATTCTTCACCAACAAGATGTTGTTGTGGGGTATCGTCGCGGAACTCGTCTTCCAGGCGATCATTGTGTACGTGCCGCCCGTCCAGGCGATATTCAGCACTGCGGCGATGAGCGGAATGCAGTGGCTCGTTCTTGCCGCGTTCGCCCCGTTGCTGCTGGTAGCTGACGAGATCCGCAAGTACTTCCTGCGCATGAGCGCGAAGAAGCCCGACGCCAAGGTCGAGAAGGCGCCCGAGCCGGCGTCAGACCTGATCTGAAAGCGAGGTGAGGCGAGAATGCAGAACCGGTTGCACGTAGTCATCGGAGGGTATGGCCGAGTCGGTCGCTACCTCGCGAAGATGCTCGAGTTCGAGGGGCACACGGTTTCGGTCATCGACCAGGACCCGCTCGTGTTCGACTGTGACGAGTCCGAGGAGATCATGGGCCAGAAGTTCATCGGCCCGGTCTTCGACCGCGACGTGCTCGAAGACGCCGGCATCAGGGACGCCGACTGCTTCGCCGCCGTGACCTCGGGTGACAACAGCAACATCGTGGCGGCACGTACGGCCAAGGAGTTCTACCGCGTGCCCCGCGTCATCGCGCGCATCTACGACCCGCGCCGCGCCGAGATCTACCGCGGCCTCGGCATCTCGACCATCGCCTCGGTGTCTTGGACGAGCACCCGCCTGCTCGACATGGTCACGCACCCCGACCTGCACAGCGAGTACCAGTACGGCGACGCCGACGTCGAGATGATGGAGGTCGAACTGCCCGCCTCCCTCATCGGCAAGGCCATCTCCGACCTGTCAGTTCCGGGCGAGATCGCCGTTGGAGCGATTCTGAGAGGTGGCCGAGGCGTCCTCCCGGTCACCGGCACCACCTTTGAGAAGGACGACGTCCTCTACATCAACGTGCTGCGCGAGAGCGCCGATAAGCTCGAGCGCCTGCTCGGGTTCAAGGAGTAGGTGAAGACGATGAACATCGTTATCGTCGGAGCGGGCAAGTCGGGCGTCTACCTCGCAGAGAAGCTGCGCGCCCACCACTCGCTGACGCTCATCGAGCCGCGCCCCGACCGCGCTGAGTACGTCGCGGCCCGGATGCCGGACGTCCGTGTCGTGCGCGGCGATGGCTGCGAGCCGAGCGTGCTGGATCGCGCCAACGTGGGCCACGCCGACCTTGTCGCTGCTCTCACGGGCGACGACGAGGACAACCTCGTGGTCTCGTTCCTCGCCAAGACAACGCTGAAGGTCCCGCTCGTCTTCGCGCGAACCAACCACCCCAAGAACGAGTGGCTCTTCACCAAGCAGTGGGGTGTGGACGTGGCCATCTCAACGGCCAACGTCATCTACAACCTCATCGAGAAGGAGGTCAGCCTCGGCGACGTCATCACGCTGATGGGCCTGTCGGCGGAGAACATGGTCATCGACGAGCTCACGCTGACCGCCGATGCCAAGGCCGTGGGCAAGACGCTCGCCGAACTCAATCTCCCCAAGGCCGCCCACATCATGGCGATCATCTCGGGCGGCGAGATCGTCGTGCCGAGAGGCGACACGCTGCTGGGCGCTGGCGACGAGGTGCTGATCCTGTCCGCAATCGGCGAAGAGACACGACTGCGCGCGACGTTCGGAGTCCACCAGTAGGGGCGACGCCGAGTAGTCCGGAGACGCCTATCGCATCGAACTGAGTCGGTACGTCGTCTCAGCGAGCGAGGCCGCTGCGAACTGCTCGTCTTCGGCGTACGCCGTCTCGCCCTTTGAGAAGATGTATCCGGCCTTGTGACGGCTTTGCTGCTTCAGGGTGAAGTCGAGATGCGCCTTGGCCCAGCCGTAGGACTTCGGGTCGATCTTGGCGCCGAAGACCTCGATGTCGAACTCGGCAGCGTTGAACCGGCGCACGGCGCTGCGGTCGATGCTCGTCGGGTAGTAGATGTTGGGCGTGGGTGTGTGGTTCTTCCCTCGGCGATAGATCGTACCGCCGGGCGGCCGGAACTGCGGCACGGGAAACATCCGATTGTTGAGCGACCACCACACGAGCCCCAGGTTGTTCATCACTTCGCCGGGCACCTTCTTGCCCGCCCGAGCCGAGACGAGCGACACCTTCGCGATCATCTCCGAGACTGAGAACATGTAGTCGGGGTTGATGCGGCTGTGGTTGGTCACGGTCCCGTCTGAATTCAGATTGCTGCCTTTGATGCGGGGGTCCGTCCCCACCTGTGCCGGAGTTGCCAGAGCCATGAGCGCGTACCAGCGCCCCTGCCGGTCCCAATCCAGCGAGTGGGGATTGCTCGAGAACTCGCGGGCTGCGAACAAGAGCAGCGAGGCGTTCCAGCCGTCCTCCTCCGATTTGGAGTCGCCTGGAGTGAGCACGGTGCCAGACGCATC is drawn from Coriobacteriia bacterium and contains these coding sequences:
- a CDS encoding cation-transporting P-type ATPase yields the protein MESPEETMAGPSDLCGVAPDAVYGLLQSSRKGLSAEEASKRLETYGENVLTAKRPIPMWRRFSAHLLNMFAILLWVAAALSFASDQAALGWAVILVILLNAVFAFVQEYRAEKAIEALKNMLPPKAKVIRGGQMQEIDARVLVPGDVLVVEEGDLISADARLVYSADLRVDNSALTGEVDPVVRRADVLIADPPSITDVESYIFTGSTAVLGQGRAVVYATGMTTEFGKIAGLTQSVAERLSPLQRNIARLSQLISLIAVILGIFFFVIGKMIVGMTWLAAAVFAIGIIVANVPEGLLPTLTMALSVAAQRMAKRNVLVKKLSSVETLGSTTVICTDKTGTLTANQMTVREVWLPGTTVEVDGVGYAPEGSFTTDGAAVTGESKQRLDDCLAAAVLCNNARLRAPEEEGGLWTILGDPTEAAMLVAAAKAGFDIEELEETHPRRFEHPFDSTRKRMTVVCDVGNKLVAYVKGAPKETIGLCTQVRDASGIRPITGADVAAALEANDRLASQALRVIAVAERPVQSGEDGAEMSVMEQGLTLLGLEAMQDPPRPEVTAAVAECHTAGIRVIMITGDYGLTAEAIARKIGIITSPDARIVTGADLETMDDDALKQALSGQVCFARVVPEHKMRIAQTLQSMNEVVAMTGDGVNDAPALKAADIGIAMGKAGTDVAREAADMILTDDNFASIVNAVEEGRAIFDNIRRFLTYFQTSNVAEMVPFLAMVFLRIPLPLTLLQILTIDLATDQVPALALGLENPEPGVMERPPKRPGEPILTWGMVIKAYLFLGPLAAAVGMFGFFYAYMLYGWHFGDWAGMAALGQMPIGASPATGIYMFATTMALTGIVMAQVGNGFAMRTHRQSIFKVGFFTNKMLLWGIVAELVFQAIIVYVPPVQAIFSTAAMSGMQWLVLAAFAPLLLVADEIRKYFLRMSAKKPDAKVEKAPEPASDLI
- a CDS encoding TrkA family potassium uptake protein — encoded protein: MQNRLHVVIGGYGRVGRYLAKMLEFEGHTVSVIDQDPLVFDCDESEEIMGQKFIGPVFDRDVLEDAGIRDADCFAAVTSGDNSNIVAARTAKEFYRVPRVIARIYDPRRAEIYRGLGISTIASVSWTSTRLLDMVTHPDLHSEYQYGDADVEMMEVELPASLIGKAISDLSVPGEIAVGAILRGGRGVLPVTGTTFEKDDVLYINVLRESADKLERLLGFKE
- a CDS encoding NAD-binding protein, with the protein product MNIVIVGAGKSGVYLAEKLRAHHSLTLIEPRPDRAEYVAARMPDVRVVRGDGCEPSVLDRANVGHADLVAALTGDDEDNLVVSFLAKTTLKVPLVFARTNHPKNEWLFTKQWGVDVAISTANVIYNLIEKEVSLGDVITLMGLSAENMVIDELTLTADAKAVGKTLAELNLPKAAHIMAIISGGEIVVPRGDTLLGAGDEVLILSAIGEETRLRATFGVHQ